A region of the Acidiferrobacteraceae bacterium genome:
TTCCCGCCCAACACCGCCGCCTGTTCCGGCTTTCCCTGGTTTAGCTCATAGATCACCTGGTCGTACAACGCGGAAGCCTCGGCAGCACGCTGCTGAATATGGTGCGTCCAGTAGCGGTAGCCAAAGAGACCACCGAGACCAATCACCGCGCCCAGAATCAGGGCGACGCCGTAGTTTTTCCACCATTCCTTAAGCTTTTGCAGCTCGTCGTCTTCGTGCAAATGTAGATCTTCCACCCGACCCTCTCTCCTAGCTCTTTTTCAGTTTGCCTGGCCCAGCCGATCCGCAAGCTCGGCACCAAGTCGTTCCAGGGGTATTGGCGCCTGTTCGCCGGTCGCGCGAAGATTCTTCAGCGAGATTTGCCCCGCCGCAAGTTCCTCGTCGCCAAGGATTCCGGCGAATCGGGCGCCACTCTTGTCCGCTTTCTTCATCTGGCTCTTCATGCTTCCCTCACCACAATGCATGAGCACGCGAATCCCTTTTTCACGCAGCTGCTCGCTAATCTTCAGGCCCTCCTGGCGGGCCTCGTCGCCCAGCAAAACCAGATAGACATCGACAATCGGCTCAGGTTCGCGGCCGGTCTGGCGTACGAGTTCGACGACCCGTTCCATACCCATGGCGAACCCGGCGGCAGCAGTGGGCTTGCCGCCAAGCTGTTCCACCAGTCCATCGTAGCGCCCGCCGGCACAGATCGTCCCCTGGGCACCCAGATGGGTCGTAACCCACTCGAAGACCGTACGCGTATAGTAGTCCAGCCCACGAACCAGTCTCGGGTTGACGGTAAATTTGACGCCGGCATGGTCAAGCCGTGCCTGCAGTTCCTCGAAGTGGCTACGAGACTCGGGGCCGAGGTGGTCCAGCAGACTGGGGGCGCCGGCAACGATCTTCTGGACGTCGGGATTCTTGCTGTCCAGTACACGCAGGGGGTTGTGCTGAAGGCGATTCCGGCTGTCGTCGTCCAGGTCCTTTTGATGCTCCTCCAGATACGCAACCAGTTCCACGCGATAGCGGTTGCGGGCGTCCAATGTCCCCAGGGAATTGATCTGAAGTTCAAGGCCCGAAATACGCAGTTTTTTCCAAAGACGGGCCGTCAACAGGATCAACTCGGCATCGATATCGGGCCCCTCCATGCCAAAGGTCTCGGCACCGATCTGGTAAAACTGTCGATAGCGGCCCTTCTGTGGACGTTCGTGCCGAAACATGGGACCCGAATACCACAAGCGGTGAACCTGGTTGTGCAACATCCCGTTCTGAATCGCCGCCCGTACACAACCGGCCGTACCTTCGGGACGAAGCGTAAGACTGTCGCCGTTTCGATCATCGAAGGTATACATCTCCTTTTCGACGATATCGGTGACTTCACCGATCGAGCGACGAAACAGCTCCGTTCGCTCCAGTTCCGGAAGACGGATCTCGAGATAACCGTAGCTTTCCAGCACGCCGCGGGCGATCTGTTCCACCCATTGCCAGTGAACAAGCTCATCCGGCAAAAGGTCATTCATGCCACGAATGGCCTGGATCGTCGTGCTCACGAGTAATCCCTC
Encoded here:
- the hisS gene encoding histidine--tRNA ligase; translation: MSTTIQAIRGMNDLLPDELVHWQWVEQIARGVLESYGYLEIRLPELERTELFRRSIGEVTDIVEKEMYTFDDRNGDSLTLRPEGTAGCVRAAIQNGMLHNQVHRLWYSGPMFRHERPQKGRYRQFYQIGAETFGMEGPDIDAELILLTARLWKKLRISGLELQINSLGTLDARNRYRVELVAYLEEHQKDLDDDSRNRLQHNPLRVLDSKNPDVQKIVAGAPSLLDHLGPESRSHFEELQARLDHAGVKFTVNPRLVRGLDYYTRTVFEWVTTHLGAQGTICAGGRYDGLVEQLGGKPTAAAGFAMGMERVVELVRQTGREPEPIVDVYLVLLGDEARQEGLKISEQLREKGIRVLMHCGEGSMKSQMKKADKSGARFAGILGDEELAAGQISLKNLRATGEQAPIPLERLGAELADRLGQAN